A stretch of Microtus pennsylvanicus isolate mMicPen1 chromosome 5, mMicPen1.hap1, whole genome shotgun sequence DNA encodes these proteins:
- the LOC142849703 gene encoding sulfotransferase 1A1, whose translation MELIEDISRPPLVYVKGIPLIKNFAETLGPLQNFTPWSDDLLISTYPKSGTTWMSEILDMIYQGGKVEKCLRAPIYVRVPFLEFGCPGVPSGLESLAETPAPRLLKTHLPLSLLPQSLLDQKTKMIYIARNAKDVAVSYYNFYHMAKVHPDPGTWDSFLENFMEGKVCYGSWYQHVKEWWELTRSHPVLYLFYEDLKENPKREIKKVLEFLGRSLPEETVDLIVHQTSFKKMKENPMTNYTTLPSAVMDHDVSPFMRKGTTGDWKNTFTVAQNERFDAHYAKMMRGCNLKFRCNLKSEPTE comes from the exons ATGGAGTTGATTGAGGATATCTCCCGTCCACCACTGGTGTATGTGAAGGGTATCCCACTCATCAAAAATTTTGCGGAGACTCTTGGGCCATTGCAGAACTTCACTCCCTGGTCTGATGACTTGCTTATCAGCACATACCCAAAGTCTG GTACTACCTGGATGAGTGAGATCCTGGATATGATCTACCAGGGAGGCAAGGTAGAAAAGTGTCTCCGGGCCCCCATCTATGTCCGGGTGCCCTTCCTTGAGTTTGGATGCCCAGGAGTTCCCTCAG GTCTTGAATCTTTGGCAGAGACACCAGCCCCGCGGCTCCTTAAGACACATCTGCCACTGTCCTTGCTCCCTCAGAGTCTGCTGGATCAGAAGACcaag ATGATCTACATTGCCAGAAATGCAAAGGACGTGGCCGTCTCCTATTATAACTTCTACCACATGGCCAAGGTGCACCCTGATCCAGGCACCTGGGACagcttcctggagaacttcatgGAGGGGAAAG TGTGCTATGGGTCGTGGTACCAGCATGTGAAGGAGTGGTGGGAGCTGACACGCTCTCACCCTGTTCTCTATCTCTTCTATGAAGACCTGAAGGAG AATCCAAAAAGGGAGATCAAGAAGGTCCTGGAGTTTTTGGGGCGCTCTTTGCCTGAGGAGACCGTGGATCTCATTGTTCACCAAACATCCTTCAAGAAAATGAAGGAGAACCCCATGACTAACTACACCACTCTCCCCTCTGCAGTCATGGACCATGATGTTTCTCCCTTCATGAGGAAAG gTACCACTGGGGACTGGAAAAACACCTTCACTGTAGCTCAGAATGAGCGCTTTGATGCCCACTACGCTAAGATGATGAGAGGCTGCAATCTCAAATTCCGTTGCAATCT GAAATCTGAGCCAACAGAATGA